From the Etheostoma spectabile isolate EspeVRDwgs_2016 unplaced genomic scaffold, UIUC_Espe_1.0 scaffold00007022, whole genome shotgun sequence genome, one window contains:
- the LOC116678347 gene encoding LOW QUALITY PROTEIN: inositol polyphosphate 5-phosphatase K-like (The sequence of the model RefSeq protein was modified relative to this genomic sequence to represent the inferred CDS: inserted 2 bases in 2 codons; substituted 1 base at 1 genomic stop codon) yields MDRDHPSQSQTQEDNPKGTAEALTTTSAPASETAALATDSTSGQPAGPARPRRPQRSARVEGSVDISELKAEPKDEPTPVVNQDKCIPDGSVASHPKTSRPGAVKPSGEGTGPTAKAGPKGPGHHPVRAVSVPHPPASRPEASHLNPHAQRAFSVAGTADTQTQIVEDFRLHIITWNVGSATPPDDITSLLGLNVGDGNTDMYIIGLQEVNSMINKRLKDVLFTDQWSEVCMERLSPFGYVLVTSQRMQGLLLLVFAKYFHLPFLRGVQTETTRTGLGGYWGNKGGVSARMSAFGHTICFLNCHLPAHMENSEQRMEDFESILQQQQFEGQAAIGVLDHDVVFWFGDLNFRIDDLDMQVVKSAIDNNKFSMLLEKDQLNMAKDSETVLEGFQEGPLKFPPTYKFDVGTDTYDTSGKKRKPAWTDRILWRLRATATAGAAVSAGKRGSISGLTSGTKVTQHYYRSHMEYTVSDHKPVSSIFTLQFPYKVDIPLVTITVEDEWNSIADATAKFKLVPSYPRSSWDWIGLYKXLFCPSPVGFKHHKDYVGYVWAKQEEGDFNRQEQQVIWLREELPKGSGDFILGYYSNNMSTIVGVTEPFQIQLPTTGLDTSSSDSSDFSSEDDSTVVHMKTRSRSPSPRKAKHRSHRSHSHSHSHSRXRSGSPAQAKMKMLNVTGYPXSTTTAESESTRRPAEGSSSQVSATVVKEKDTEGSGV; encoded by the exons ATGGACAGAGATCATCCGAGCCAAAGCCAGACGCAAGAAGACAACCCGAAGGGAACAGCAGAAGCTTTAACAACAACCTCAGCTCCGGCATCAGAGACAGCGGCTCTGGCCACAGACTCCACTTCCGGCCAGCCTGCAGGTCCTGCCAGGCCTAGACGGCCCCAGAGAAGTGCCAGAGTAGAGGGCTCTGTTGACATCTCCGAACTGAAAGCTGAACCCAAAGATGAACCCACTCCAGTGGTTAACCAGGACAAGTGCATTCCTGATGGCTCTGTGGCAAGTCACCCCAAAACCTCTCGCCCTGGAGCAGTCAAACCTTCAGGAGAGGGCACTGGGCCCACCGCCAAGGCTGGTCCCAAAGGACCGGGCCACCACCCGGTTAGGGCTGTCTCTGTCCCCCACCCACCAGCTAGCAGGCCTGAGGCTTCTCACCTGAACCCTCATGCACAGAGAGCCTTCTCTGTAGCAGGTACAGCTGACACCCAGACCCAAATTGTGGAAGACTTCAG GCTGCACATCATCACTTGGAACGTTGGTTCGGCCACGCCACCTGATGACATCACTTCCTTGCTGGGGCTGAATGTGGGTGATGGAAACACAGACATGTACATTATCGG gCTGCAGGAAGTGAACTCCATGATTAACAAAAGGCTAAAAGATGTCCTCTTCACAGACCAGTGGAGCGAGGTCTGCATGGAGAGACTCAGCCCCTTTGGTTATGTGCTG GTGACCTCCCAGCGGATGCAGGGATTGTTACTACTGGTCTTTGCCAAGTACTTCCATCTGCCCTTCCTCCGCGGAGTCCAGACTGAGACCACCCGTACTGGCCTGGGGGGTTACTGG GGGAATAAAGGTGGCGTGAGCGCCCGCATGTCAGCGTTCGGCCACACCATCTGCTTCCTCAACTGTCACCTGCCGGCTCACATGGAAAACTCAGAGCAGCGCATGGAGGACTTTGAAAGTatcctgcagcagcagcagtttgagGGCCAGGCTGCCATCGGGGTTCTTGACCATGA tgtggtgTTCTGGTTTGGAGATCTCAATTTCCGCATTGATGACCTAGATATGCAAGTGGTAAAATCAGCCATCGATAACAACAAATTTTCAATGTTGTTGGAAAAGGATCAG CTCAATATGGCCaaagacagtgagacagtgttGGAGGGTTTCCAAGAGGGGCCGCTAAAATTCCCTCCCACCTACAAGTTTGATGTTGGAACAGATACATACGACACAAG TGGGAAGAAGCGTAAACCAGCTTGGACCGATCGGATCCTGTGGCGCCTGAGAGCCACTGCTACTGCCGGCGCTGCTGTCAGCGCAGGGAAGCGGGGCTCCATTTCAGGGCTGACCAGCGGGACCAAAGTGACACAGCACTACTACCGAAGTCACATGGAATACACCGTCAGTGACCACAAACCAGTCTCCTCCATCTTTACCCTGCAG TTCCCATACAAGGTGGATATTCCCCTGGTCACAATCACAGTGGAGGATGAGTGGAATAGTATTGCTGATGCCACAGCAAAATTCAAACTGGTGCCCAGCTACCCCCGCAGCTCCTGGGACTGGATCGGACTGTACAAG TGATTGTTCTGCCCATCCCCGGTGGGTTTCAAGCACCATAAGGACTATGTGGGATACGTATGGGCCAAGCAAGAGGAAGGGGATTTTAATCGACAAGAACAGCAGGTAATCTGGTTGCGT GAGGAATTGCCCAAAGGCTCAGGGGACTTTATCTTGGGTTACTATAGCAACAACATGAGCACCATTGTGGGTGTAACAGAGCCATTTCAG ATCCAGCTTCCCACTACAGGTCTTGACACCAGTTCTTCAGACAGCTCTGACTTCAGCTCAGAGGATGACAGCACCGTTGTCCACATGAAGACGAGGTCCCGCAGTCCCAGTCCACGCAAGGCCAAGCATCGCAGCCATCGCAGCCACAGCCACAGCCACAGCCACAGTC AGCGGTCTGGCAGCCCTGCACAGGCCAAAATGAAAATGCTCAATGTCACTGGTTATc ccagcaccaccacagCTGAGAGTGAGTCCACAAGACgtccagcagagggcagcagcAGCCAGGTGTCTGCTACTGTGGTGAAAGAAAAAGACACCGAGGGTTCAGGGGTGTGA